The following coding sequences lie in one Spinacia oleracea cultivar Varoflay chromosome 1, BTI_SOV_V1, whole genome shotgun sequence genomic window:
- the LOC110803226 gene encoding ABC transporter G family member 24 isoform X1 yields MSVVAAKCSAAAMLLAVVVSLVLLAAVQAQGQGGRSDVNGDDAVRHQLDGGSAVLRSGVGNVSDRLASEMQRRASFCIVDEKADWNRAFNYSNWDFLTTCVTKTEDAASRLCTEAEIRVYLGSFFNGIGLQANKNCNLTSWVAGCEPGWACSTGSVQRLDLENTDQEIPARTSDCRSCCDGFFCPQGLTCMMPCPLGSYCPLATFNRTNGLCEPYNYQLPPGRNHTCGGANIWADVGRSLQVFCPAGSYCPTTTEKRPCDSGHYCMTGSTSETRCSKLISCKVNASEQNIHTYGIMLIIALVALLLIIYNFSDQILSIRERRRARNRERAARSVQQKERAVARWKIAKDAAKEHAGKLHASLSRRFSKGNPENFQILHDLDVQEETFPLSTNNAGSSSDSQPSSMGSEGSINPANLHIPEGGSHNPGRLVLEVEGKNSKEKVLKEKHIRTDSQIFKYAYAQIEKEKSQERQYENLTFSGVVSLATGDEIKKRPSIEIGFKDLTLSLKGQKRCLLKCLTGKIIPGRITAVMGPSGAGKTTFMSALAGKETGCTKSGLVLINGKPESIHSYKKIIGFVPQDDIVHGNLTVEENLRFSAWCRLPTKLSRADRVLIVERVLMNLGLQEVRDSLVGTVEKRGISGGQRKRVNVGLEMVIEPSLLFLDEPTSGLDSSSSRLLLKALKHEALAGVNICMVVHQPSYALFKMFDDLILLAKGGLMVYHGSVRKVEEYFGGLGINVPERVNPPDYYIDILEGMVEPSQSSRINYKDLPLRWLLQNGYSVPEDMQSRAAELGNHQGSGIESSGSGGEIQSFTSEIWQDVRCNVEQRRDHIHHYFFKQKDLANRRTPGVIRQYKYFLGRITKQRLREAKLQATDYLILLLAGACLGVITKISDTDFGATGYTYTIIAISLLCQIAALRTFSMDKLQYLRESASGISSLAHFLAKDTVDHFNTVIKPVVFLSMFYFFTNPRSTFLDNYIVLICLVYCVTGMGYAFAIFLNPGPAQLFSVLFPVCLTLIASQSLRNEGLKGIANICYPKWAMEALVIANARRYYGVWLINRCGVLQRLGYNLHAWRDCILILILYGFVSRVIAFISLLSIRKK; encoded by the exons ATGAGTGTCGTAGCTGCAAAATGTTCGGCGGCGGCGATGCTGCTGGCTGTGGTGGTGAGTTTGGTTTTACTGGCGGCGGTACAAGCTCAAGGTCAAGGTGGAAGGAGTGATGTTAATGGTGATGATGCGGTGCGACATCAGTTAGACGGTGGTAGTGCGGTGTTGAGGAGTGGCGTTGGGAATGTAAGTGATAGGCTGGCGTCAGAGATGCAACGCCGTGCTAGCTTCTGCATTGTTGATGA GAAGGCTGACTGGAACAGAgcttttaattactcaaattgGGACTTCTTGACTACATGCGTGACAAAAACTGAAG ATGCTGCATCCCGCTTGTGCACCGAAGCAGAGATAAGGGTTTACTTAGGTAGCTTTTTTAATGGAATAGGCCTTCAAGCTAACAAGAACTGTAATTTGACTTCTTGGGTTGCTGGATGCGAGCCTGGATGGGCTTGCAGTACTGGTTCTGTTCAACGACTAGACCTGGAGAATACTGATCAGGAGATACCTGCAAGAACTTCTGACTGTAGAAGTTGCTGTGATGGTTTCTTTTGTCCACAAGGTCTTACCTGCATGATGC CTTGCCCTTTGGGTTCATACTGTCCGCTGGCAACATTTAATCGAACAAATGGTTTATGTGAACC ATACAATTATCAACTTCCCCCTGGACGGAACCATACTTGTGGTGGAGCGAACATATGGGCTGATGTAGGTAGAAGTTTACAGGTTTTCTGCCCTGCTGGATCATACTGTCCCACAACCACTGAAAAAAGGCCATGTGATAGCGG GCATTACTGCATGACAGGTTCTACATCAGAAACGC GATGCTCCAAGTTGATCTCATGCAAGGTAAATGCATCGGAACAGAACATCCACACTTATGGAATTATGCTCATA ATTGCTTTGGTTGCTCTTCTTCTCATCATCTACAACTTCTCTGACCAAATTCTTTCCATTCGAGAGCGAAGACGTGCCAGAAACAGAGAAAGAGCCGCTAGAAGTGTGCAACAGAAGGAACGTGCAGTAGCAAGGTGGAAAATTGCAAAAGATGCTGCCAAGGAGCATGCAGGCAAGTTACATGCTTCTCTATCAAGAAGATTTTCAAAAGGAAATCCAGAAAATTTCCAGATTTTGCATGACCTTGACGTCCAAGAAGAAACTTTTCCACTGTCAACTAATAATGCAGGTAGTTCAAGTGATTCACAGCCATCATCCATGGGTTCAGAGGGATCAATAAATCCAGCAAACTTGCATATACCTGAAGGTGGATCTCATAATCCTGGTAGACTGGTTCTTGAGGTTGAAGGTAAAAATTCAAAGGAAAAAGTTCTCAAGGAAAAACACATCCGTACAGACAGTCAGATTTTCAAGTATGCATATGCTCAAATTGAGAAAGAAAAATCTCAAGAGAGGCAGTATGAGAATCTGACTTTTTCTGGAGTGGTCTCATTGGCTACCGGGGATGAAATCAAGAAAAGGCCTTCAATCGAGATTGGTTTTAAAGATCTAACTCTGTCATTGAAAGGACAAAAAAGATGTCTTTTAAAGTGTCTTACAGGAAAAATTATACCTGGACGTATAACTGCCGTCATGGGTCCGTCAGGTGCTGGGAAAACAACATTTATGTCTGCTTTAGCAGGAAAAGAAACTGGTTGCACAAAAAGTGGTTTAGTTCTTATAAACGGCAAGCCTGAGTCAATTCATTCCTACAAGAAGATCATTGGTTTTGTACCACAAGATGATATCGTACATGGAAACTTGACAGTGGAGGAGAACCTTCGATTCAGTGCGTGGTGCAG ACTGCCCACTAAGTTATCCAGAGCAGATAGAGTTCTAATTGTCGAAAGAGTTCTAATGAACTTGGGGCTACAGGAGGTGCGAGATTCCCTGGTTGGAACTGTGGAGAAACGAGGAATCTCTGGAGGCCAGAGAAAACGAGTAAATGTTGGCCTGGAGATGgtcattgaaccttcccttttgtttttggatgaaccAACCTCTGGTTTGGATAGTTCATCATCACGATTGCTCCTAAAAGCACTAAAACATGAAGCTCTAGCAGGAGTTAACATTTGCATGGTAGTTCATCAACCCAG CTATGCACTGTTCAAGATGTTTGATGATTTGATACTTCTTGCAAAAGGTGGTCTCATGGTTTACCATGGATCAGTAAGAAAAGTAGAGGAGTACTTTGGAGGGCTTGGAATTAATGTTCCAGAACGAGTGAACCCTCCGGACTACTATATAGATATTCTGGAGGGAATGGTGGAGCCAAGCCAAAGTTCCAGGATCAACTATAAAGACCTTCCTCTAAGATGGTTGCTTCAAAATGGGTATTCGGTACCGGAGGATATGCAATCCAGAGCTGCTGAACTGGGAAACCATCAGGGAAGCGGAATTGAATCTAGTGGTTCTGGTGGTGAGATCCAATCTTTTACCTCAGAAATTTGGCAGGACGTAAGGTGCAATGTTGAGCAGCGACGTGACCATATTCACCACTATTTCTTCAAGCAAAAGGACTTGGCTAATCGGAGAACCCCTGGTGTAATCCGTCAATACAAGTACTTCCTTGGCAG aATAACCAAGCAGCGATTGAGAGAAGCCAAGTTACAGGCAACCGATTATCTTATACTATTACTCGCCGGTGCATGCCTAGGTGTTATTACCAAAATCAGTGACACAGACTTTGGGGCAACTGGATATACATATACTATCATTGCTATAT CTCTCTTATGTCAAATTGCTGCACTAAGAACCTTTTCTATGGACAAGTTACAGTACTTGAGAGAGAGTGCTTCTGGTATCAGCAGCCTAGCACATTTCCTTGCAAAGGATACTGTGGACCATTTTAACACAGTGATCAAGCCTGTTGTGTTTCTATCTATGTTTTACTTCTTCACGAATCCAAGGTCTACCTTCCTCGACAATTATATTGTTCTGATCTGTCTCGTCTATTGTGTGACGGGAATGGGTTATGCTTTTGCCATATTCCTGAACCCTGGTCCTGCCCAACTG TTTTCAGTGTTATTCCCTGTTTGCTTAACCCTAATTGCCAGTCAGTCACTGAGAAATGAGGGATTAAAAGGCATAGCTAATATATGCTACCCTAAGTGGGCTATGGAAGCACTAGTGATTGCAAACGCGAGGAG GTATTACGGAGTATGGCTAATAAATCGCTGTGGTGTTCTTCAAAGACTGGGATATAATCTTCATGCTTGGAGAGATTGCATATTAATCCTCATTTTATATGGTTTTGTGAGCCGAGTGATAGCTTTTATCAGTCTGCTGAGCATTCGAAAGAAGTGA
- the LOC110803226 gene encoding ABC transporter G family member 24 isoform X2, producing the protein MSVVAAKCSAAAMLLAVVVSLVLLAAVQAQGQGGRSDVNGDDAVRHQLDGGSAVLRSGVGNVSDRLASEMQRRASFCIVDEKADWNRAFNYSNWDFLTTCVTKTEDAASRLCTEAEIRVYLGSFFNGIGLQANKNCNLTSWVAGCEPGWACSTGSVQRLDLENTDQEIPARTSDCRSCCDGFFCPQGLTCMMPCPLGSYCPLATFNRTNGLCEPYNYQLPPGRNHTCGGANIWADVGRSLQVFCPAGSYCPTTTEKRPCDSGHYCMTGSTSETRCSKLISCKVNASEQNIHTYGIMLIIALVALLLIIYNFSDQILSIRERRRARNRERAARSVQQKERAVARWKIAKDAAKEHAGSSSDSQPSSMGSEGSINPANLHIPEGGSHNPGRLVLEVEGKNSKEKVLKEKHIRTDSQIFKYAYAQIEKEKSQERQYENLTFSGVVSLATGDEIKKRPSIEIGFKDLTLSLKGQKRCLLKCLTGKIIPGRITAVMGPSGAGKTTFMSALAGKETGCTKSGLVLINGKPESIHSYKKIIGFVPQDDIVHGNLTVEENLRFSAWCRLPTKLSRADRVLIVERVLMNLGLQEVRDSLVGTVEKRGISGGQRKRVNVGLEMVIEPSLLFLDEPTSGLDSSSSRLLLKALKHEALAGVNICMVVHQPSYALFKMFDDLILLAKGGLMVYHGSVRKVEEYFGGLGINVPERVNPPDYYIDILEGMVEPSQSSRINYKDLPLRWLLQNGYSVPEDMQSRAAELGNHQGSGIESSGSGGEIQSFTSEIWQDVRCNVEQRRDHIHHYFFKQKDLANRRTPGVIRQYKYFLGRITKQRLREAKLQATDYLILLLAGACLGVITKISDTDFGATGYTYTIIAISLLCQIAALRTFSMDKLQYLRESASGISSLAHFLAKDTVDHFNTVIKPVVFLSMFYFFTNPRSTFLDNYIVLICLVYCVTGMGYAFAIFLNPGPAQLFSVLFPVCLTLIASQSLRNEGLKGIANICYPKWAMEALVIANARRYYGVWLINRCGVLQRLGYNLHAWRDCILILILYGFVSRVIAFISLLSIRKK; encoded by the exons ATGAGTGTCGTAGCTGCAAAATGTTCGGCGGCGGCGATGCTGCTGGCTGTGGTGGTGAGTTTGGTTTTACTGGCGGCGGTACAAGCTCAAGGTCAAGGTGGAAGGAGTGATGTTAATGGTGATGATGCGGTGCGACATCAGTTAGACGGTGGTAGTGCGGTGTTGAGGAGTGGCGTTGGGAATGTAAGTGATAGGCTGGCGTCAGAGATGCAACGCCGTGCTAGCTTCTGCATTGTTGATGA GAAGGCTGACTGGAACAGAgcttttaattactcaaattgGGACTTCTTGACTACATGCGTGACAAAAACTGAAG ATGCTGCATCCCGCTTGTGCACCGAAGCAGAGATAAGGGTTTACTTAGGTAGCTTTTTTAATGGAATAGGCCTTCAAGCTAACAAGAACTGTAATTTGACTTCTTGGGTTGCTGGATGCGAGCCTGGATGGGCTTGCAGTACTGGTTCTGTTCAACGACTAGACCTGGAGAATACTGATCAGGAGATACCTGCAAGAACTTCTGACTGTAGAAGTTGCTGTGATGGTTTCTTTTGTCCACAAGGTCTTACCTGCATGATGC CTTGCCCTTTGGGTTCATACTGTCCGCTGGCAACATTTAATCGAACAAATGGTTTATGTGAACC ATACAATTATCAACTTCCCCCTGGACGGAACCATACTTGTGGTGGAGCGAACATATGGGCTGATGTAGGTAGAAGTTTACAGGTTTTCTGCCCTGCTGGATCATACTGTCCCACAACCACTGAAAAAAGGCCATGTGATAGCGG GCATTACTGCATGACAGGTTCTACATCAGAAACGC GATGCTCCAAGTTGATCTCATGCAAGGTAAATGCATCGGAACAGAACATCCACACTTATGGAATTATGCTCATA ATTGCTTTGGTTGCTCTTCTTCTCATCATCTACAACTTCTCTGACCAAATTCTTTCCATTCGAGAGCGAAGACGTGCCAGAAACAGAGAAAGAGCCGCTAGAAGTGTGCAACAGAAGGAACGTGCAGTAGCAAGGTGGAAAATTGCAAAAGATGCTGCCAAGGAGCATGCAG GTAGTTCAAGTGATTCACAGCCATCATCCATGGGTTCAGAGGGATCAATAAATCCAGCAAACTTGCATATACCTGAAGGTGGATCTCATAATCCTGGTAGACTGGTTCTTGAGGTTGAAGGTAAAAATTCAAAGGAAAAAGTTCTCAAGGAAAAACACATCCGTACAGACAGTCAGATTTTCAAGTATGCATATGCTCAAATTGAGAAAGAAAAATCTCAAGAGAGGCAGTATGAGAATCTGACTTTTTCTGGAGTGGTCTCATTGGCTACCGGGGATGAAATCAAGAAAAGGCCTTCAATCGAGATTGGTTTTAAAGATCTAACTCTGTCATTGAAAGGACAAAAAAGATGTCTTTTAAAGTGTCTTACAGGAAAAATTATACCTGGACGTATAACTGCCGTCATGGGTCCGTCAGGTGCTGGGAAAACAACATTTATGTCTGCTTTAGCAGGAAAAGAAACTGGTTGCACAAAAAGTGGTTTAGTTCTTATAAACGGCAAGCCTGAGTCAATTCATTCCTACAAGAAGATCATTGGTTTTGTACCACAAGATGATATCGTACATGGAAACTTGACAGTGGAGGAGAACCTTCGATTCAGTGCGTGGTGCAG ACTGCCCACTAAGTTATCCAGAGCAGATAGAGTTCTAATTGTCGAAAGAGTTCTAATGAACTTGGGGCTACAGGAGGTGCGAGATTCCCTGGTTGGAACTGTGGAGAAACGAGGAATCTCTGGAGGCCAGAGAAAACGAGTAAATGTTGGCCTGGAGATGgtcattgaaccttcccttttgtttttggatgaaccAACCTCTGGTTTGGATAGTTCATCATCACGATTGCTCCTAAAAGCACTAAAACATGAAGCTCTAGCAGGAGTTAACATTTGCATGGTAGTTCATCAACCCAG CTATGCACTGTTCAAGATGTTTGATGATTTGATACTTCTTGCAAAAGGTGGTCTCATGGTTTACCATGGATCAGTAAGAAAAGTAGAGGAGTACTTTGGAGGGCTTGGAATTAATGTTCCAGAACGAGTGAACCCTCCGGACTACTATATAGATATTCTGGAGGGAATGGTGGAGCCAAGCCAAAGTTCCAGGATCAACTATAAAGACCTTCCTCTAAGATGGTTGCTTCAAAATGGGTATTCGGTACCGGAGGATATGCAATCCAGAGCTGCTGAACTGGGAAACCATCAGGGAAGCGGAATTGAATCTAGTGGTTCTGGTGGTGAGATCCAATCTTTTACCTCAGAAATTTGGCAGGACGTAAGGTGCAATGTTGAGCAGCGACGTGACCATATTCACCACTATTTCTTCAAGCAAAAGGACTTGGCTAATCGGAGAACCCCTGGTGTAATCCGTCAATACAAGTACTTCCTTGGCAG aATAACCAAGCAGCGATTGAGAGAAGCCAAGTTACAGGCAACCGATTATCTTATACTATTACTCGCCGGTGCATGCCTAGGTGTTATTACCAAAATCAGTGACACAGACTTTGGGGCAACTGGATATACATATACTATCATTGCTATAT CTCTCTTATGTCAAATTGCTGCACTAAGAACCTTTTCTATGGACAAGTTACAGTACTTGAGAGAGAGTGCTTCTGGTATCAGCAGCCTAGCACATTTCCTTGCAAAGGATACTGTGGACCATTTTAACACAGTGATCAAGCCTGTTGTGTTTCTATCTATGTTTTACTTCTTCACGAATCCAAGGTCTACCTTCCTCGACAATTATATTGTTCTGATCTGTCTCGTCTATTGTGTGACGGGAATGGGTTATGCTTTTGCCATATTCCTGAACCCTGGTCCTGCCCAACTG TTTTCAGTGTTATTCCCTGTTTGCTTAACCCTAATTGCCAGTCAGTCACTGAGAAATGAGGGATTAAAAGGCATAGCTAATATATGCTACCCTAAGTGGGCTATGGAAGCACTAGTGATTGCAAACGCGAGGAG GTATTACGGAGTATGGCTAATAAATCGCTGTGGTGTTCTTCAAAGACTGGGATATAATCTTCATGCTTGGAGAGATTGCATATTAATCCTCATTTTATATGGTTTTGTGAGCCGAGTGATAGCTTTTATCAGTCTGCTGAGCATTCGAAAGAAGTGA